A portion of the Stigmatella aurantiaca DW4/3-1 genome contains these proteins:
- a CDS encoding single-stranded DNA-binding protein yields MAGGVNKVILIGNLGADPEVRFTPGGQAVANFRIATSDSWTDKNGQKQERTEWHRIVVWGKLAELCGEYLKKGRQCFVEGRLQTREWTDKENRKNYTTEVVASSVTFLGGRDAGEGSGMGSRRGGGASSRGGEPDYGAPPPGMDDGMNQGGSGDDDIPF; encoded by the coding sequence ATGGCTGGAGGCGTCAACAAGGTCATTCTCATTGGCAACCTCGGTGCGGACCCCGAGGTGCGATTCACGCCGGGGGGACAAGCGGTCGCCAACTTCCGGATCGCCACCAGCGATAGCTGGACGGACAAGAACGGACAGAAGCAGGAGCGGACCGAGTGGCACCGCATCGTCGTCTGGGGAAAGCTCGCGGAGCTGTGCGGCGAGTACCTGAAGAAGGGCCGGCAGTGCTTCGTCGAGGGCCGGCTCCAGACGCGCGAGTGGACGGACAAGGAGAACCGGAAGAACTACACCACCGAGGTGGTGGCCAGCTCGGTCACGTTCCTGGGCGGGCGTGACGCGGGCGAGGGCTCGGGCATGGGGAGCCGTCGCGGCGGAGGCGCTTCTTCCCGGGGAGGCGAGCCCGACTACGGCGCTCCGCCTCCGGGGATGGACGACGGCATGAACCAGGGCGGCAGCGGGGACGACGACATCCCGTTCTAG
- a CDS encoding ion transporter, whose product MNRPSEQSPVGGFRARLHTIIFEADTPAGKAFDVALLGAIVLSVGAVMLESVSQVRTRYGHVLHAAEWCFTLLFAVEYVLRLVAVRRPLDYARSFFGIVDLMALLPSFLSVLFPGAQTLLVVRVLRLLRVFRILKLGHLLGQAEVLLTALRASRPKITVFLGTVLTIDVIMGAVMYMVEGEENGFDNIPRSMYWAIVTMTTVGFGDITPKTVYGQLIASVLMVMGYGIIAVPTGIVSVELAAATRQRPDTQACPGCGTQGHDLDARFCKRCGTALDWKGP is encoded by the coding sequence TTGAACCGGCCCTCTGAACAGAGTCCCGTGGGCGGCTTTCGCGCCCGCCTGCACACCATCATCTTCGAGGCGGACACCCCTGCGGGGAAGGCGTTCGACGTGGCCCTCCTGGGGGCCATCGTGCTGAGCGTGGGCGCGGTGATGCTGGAGAGCGTCTCGCAGGTGCGCACGCGCTACGGCCACGTGCTGCACGCCGCCGAGTGGTGCTTCACCCTGCTCTTCGCGGTGGAGTACGTGCTGCGGCTCGTCGCGGTGCGCCGGCCCCTGGACTACGCGCGCAGCTTCTTCGGCATCGTGGACCTGATGGCGCTCTTGCCGTCCTTTCTGAGCGTGCTGTTCCCGGGGGCCCAGACGCTGCTGGTGGTGCGCGTGCTCCGGCTGCTGCGCGTCTTCCGGATCCTCAAGCTGGGGCACCTGCTCGGACAGGCGGAGGTGTTGCTGACGGCCCTGAGGGCCAGCCGGCCGAAGATCACCGTCTTCCTCGGCACGGTGTTGACCATCGACGTCATCATGGGCGCGGTGATGTACATGGTGGAGGGCGAGGAGAATGGCTTCGACAACATCCCCCGCTCCATGTACTGGGCCATCGTGACGATGACGACGGTGGGCTTTGGCGACATCACCCCGAAGACCGTCTACGGACAGCTCATCGCGTCGGTGTTGATGGTGATGGGTTACGGCATCATCGCGGTGCCCACGGGCATCGTGTCCGTGGAGCTGGCCGCCGCCACCCGTCAGCGCCCCGACACCCAAGCCTGCCCGGGCTGTGGCACCCAGGGCCATGACCTGGACGCACGCTTCTGCAAACGGTGCGGGACGGCCCTGGACTGGAAAGGCCCATGA